One window of Pelmatolapia mariae isolate MD_Pm_ZW linkage group LG18, Pm_UMD_F_2, whole genome shotgun sequence genomic DNA carries:
- the LOC134617343 gene encoding tripartite motif-containing protein 16-like, which yields MNQMDQTKFCCSVCLDLLKDPVTIPCGHSYCMNCIKIFWDEEEKKKIYSCPQCRQTFTARPVLVKNTMLADLVEELKKTGLQAAPADHCYAGPEDVACDFCTGRKMKAFKSCLFCLASYCEKHLQPHYDSPTLKKHKLVEPSKKLQENICSRHDEVMKMFCRTDQQSICYLCSVDEHKGHDTVSAAAERTERQRELEVSRQNIQQRIQDREKDVKLLQQEVEAINQSADQTVEHSEKIFTELIHLIQKRSSDVKQQIRSQQETEVSRVKELQEKLEQEITELKRKDAELKQLSHTEDHIQFLHNYPSLSALSESTDSSSINIRPLSYFEDVTAAVSEVRDKLQDILREEWTNISLTVTEVDVLLPDPPEPKTRAGFLNYSCEITLDPNTVNTYLLLSEANRKATVMKQQSYSDHPDRFTVYDQVLSRESLTGRCYWEVEWRGGGVYVAVAYKNISRKGRGSGESLFGCNDKSWSLDCNNNSYTFRYNNIETPVSGPRSSRVGVYLDHRAGILSFYSVSETMTLLHRVQTTFTQPLYAGLWLYSDYGTTAEFKKLK from the coding sequence atgaatcaaatggaccaaacaaaattctgctgttcagtctgtttggatcttctgaaggatccggtgactattccctgtggacacagctactgcatgaactgtattaaaatcttctgggatgaagaggaaaagaagaaaatctacagctgccctcagtgcagacagactTTCACAGCGAGGCCTGTCCTGGTGAAAAACACCATGTTAGCAGATTTAGTGGaagagctgaagaagactggactccaagctgctcctgctgatcactgctatgctggacctgaagatgtggcctgtgatttctgcactggaagaaaaatgaaagccttcaagtcctgtttattctgtctggcatcttactgtgagaaacaccttcAGCCTCATTATGATTCACCtacattaaagaaacacaagctggtggagccctccaagaagctccaggagaacatctgctctcgtcatgatgaggtgatgaagatgttctgccgtactgatcagcagagtatctgttatctctgctctgtggatgaacataaaggccacgacacagtctcagctgcagcagaaaggactgagaggcagagagagctggaggtgagtcgacaaaacatccagcagagaatccaggacagagagaaagatgtgaagctgcttcaacaggaggtggaggccatcaatcagtctgctgatcaaacagtggagcacagtgagaagatcttcactgagctgatccatctcatccagaaaagaagctctgatgtgaagcagcagatcagatcccagcaggaaactgaagtgagtcgagtcaaagagcttcaggagaagctggagcaggagatcactgagctgaagaggaaagatgctgagctgaagcagctctcacacacagaggatcacatccagtttctacacaactacccctcactgtcagcactcagtgagtctacagactcatccagcatcaatatccgtcctctgagctactttgaggatgtgacagcagctgtgtcagaggtcagagataaactacaggacattctgagagaggaatggacaaacatctcactgacagtcactgaagtggatgttttactgccagatccaccagagccaaagaccagagctggattcttaaattattcatgtgaaatcacactggatccaaacacagtgaacacataTCTGTTATTATCAGAAGCTAACAGAAAAGCAACAGTCATGAAACAACAGTCTTActctgatcatccagacagattcactGTATATGATCAggtcctgagtagagagagtctgactggacgttgttactgggaggtggagtggagaggggGAGGAGTTTATGTAGCAGTCGCATACAAGAATATCAGCAGAAAAGGACGGGGTAGTGGTGAAAGTTTATTTGGATGTAATGACAAATCTTGGTCATTAGATTGTAACAACAACAGTTATACATTTCGGTACAACAACATTGAAACTCCTGTCTCAGGTCCTCGttcctccagagtaggagtgtacctggatcacagagcaggtattttgtccttctacagcgtctctgaaaccatgactctcctccacagagtccagaccacattcactcagccgctctatgctggactGTGGCTTTACTCTGATTATGGAACCACTGCTGAGTTCAAGAAACTGAAATAG